The following coding sequences are from one Salvia hispanica cultivar TCC Black 2014 chromosome 3, UniMelb_Shisp_WGS_1.0, whole genome shotgun sequence window:
- the LOC125211579 gene encoding glucomannan 4-beta-mannosyltransferase 1-like isoform X3, with product MVEKECVRWASEGINIKYQSRNTREGFKAGALKEGMEYGYVKECQHVAIFDSDFQPDPDFLQRAVPFLLHNPDLALVQARWRFVNADECLLTRLQEMSLDYHFIAEQEVGSSVHEFFGFNGSGGIWRVAAMKEAGGWDDRTTAEDMDLAIRAALQGWKLLYVGNLEVKSELPSTLKAFRSQQYRWFCGPNNLFRKTMMDIARSKKISVWKKIYMIYNFFVVRKIIGHTCIFFSYCIVLPLTILVAGVDVPKGGAVFVPCIITAINVALSTPRSLHLVVVWVLFECVMSFHLTKAIFTGLLGAKSANEWLVTQKVGDSAMRKKIESEASANAPKRSLYQLIRSRILLSEVGFGMFLFMSGIYGFLFRNDYYFIYLFIQAFMYTVVGFGFLGKIIPIY from the exons ATGGTGGAGAAGGAATGTGTGAGGTGGGCAAGTGAGGGCATTAACATTAAATATCAAAGTCGAAACACAAGGGAAGGCTTCAAAGCCGGAGCACTCAAAGAAGGCATGGAGTATGGGTATGTTAAAGAATGCCAGCACGTTGCCATTTTCGACTCTGATTTTCAGCCCGACCCTGACTTTCTCCAACGTGCCGTCCCTTTTCTCCTTCACAACCCTGATCTTGCTCTCGTTCAAGCCCGTTGGAGGTTTG TGAATGCAGATGAATGCTTACTGACTAGACTGCAAGAAATGTCTCTGGACTATCACTTCATAGCTGAGCAAGAAGTCGGATCATCTGTCCACGAATTCTTCGGATTCAATG GAAGTGGTGGAATATGGAGAGTGGCAGCAATGAAAGAGGCTGGAGGGTGGGATGACAGAACCACTGCAGAAGACATGGATCTCGCCATTCGAGCTGCCCTACAAGGCTGGAAACTTCTATATGTAGGAAATCTTGAG GTGAAAAGTGAGCTTCCCTCTACTCTCAAAGCGTTTCGTTCACAGCAGTATCGTTGGTTCTGTGGCCCGAATAACTTGTTTAGGAAAACAATGATGGATATTGCTAGGAGCAAG AAAATCTCAGTGTGGAAGAAGATATATATGATATACAACTTCTTTGTGGTCAGAAAGATAATTGGGCATACTTGCATATTCTTTTCCTACTGCATAGTGCTTCCGTTGACGATTCTAGTAGCCGGGGTTGATGTTCCAAAAGGCGGCGCAGTTTTTGTGCCGTGCATCATCACTGCCATCAATGTAGCCTTGTCGACTCCAAG GTCACTCCATCTAGTTGTGGTTTGGGTGCTGTTCGAGTGTGTGATGTCGTTCCACCTCACCAAGGCCATATTCACGGGCTTGCTGGGAGCGAAGAGCGCTAATGAGTGGCTCGTCACTCAGAAGGTCGGAGATAGTGCAATGAGGAAGAAGATTGAGAGTGAAGCAAGTGCTAATGCACCAAAGAGATCACTCTATCAGCTTATCAGAAGCAg aATTTTGTTGAGCGAGGTGGGATTTGGGATGTTTCTTTTCATGAGTGGAATATATGGATTCCTATTTAGAAATGATTACTACTTCATATATCTATTCATTCAAGCCTTCATGTATACAGTTGTGGGATTTGGGTTCCTTGGCAAAATAATTCccatttattga
- the LOC125211579 gene encoding glucomannan 4-beta-mannosyltransferase 9-like isoform X2, translated as MAEMMGFVMEWAVGPTTAESMGRLWGTVKATFLARGVRLGLFICLIMSTMLFVEWLYIGFVVAYVKLYKKKPEKRYKWEAIRADPETGNAAFPMVLVQIPIFNEKEVFKLSIGAACKLTWPADRLLIQVMDGSTDTLVKEMVEKECVRWASEGINIKYQSRNTREGFKAGALKEGMEYGYVKECQHVAIFDSDFQPDPDFLQRAVPFLLHNPDLALVQARWRFVNADECLLTRLQEMSLDYHFIAEQEVGSSVHEFFGFNGSGGIWRVAAMKEAGGWDDRTTAEDMDLAIRAALQGWKLLYVGNLEKISVWKKIYMIYNFFVVRKIIGHTCIFFSYCIVLPLTILVAGVDVPKGGAVFVPCIITAINVALSTPRSLHLVVVWVLFECVMSFHLTKAIFTGLLGAKSANEWLVTQKVGDSAMRKKIESEASANAPKRSLYQLIRSRILLSEVGFGMFLFMSGIYGFLFRNDYYFIYLFIQAFMYTVVGFGFLGKIIPIY; from the exons ATGGCAGAGATGATGGGTTTTGTGATGGAATGGGCGGTGGGGCCGACGACGGCGGAGAGCATGGGGCGGTTGTGGGGCACAGTCAAAGCTACATTCTTGGCTCGGGGCGTGCGATTGGGTCTGTTTATTTGCTTGATAATGTCGACGATGCTGTTCGTGGAGTGGCTTTACATTGGGTTTGTTGTTGCATATGTCAAGCTGTATAAGAAGAAGCCCGAAAAGAGGTACAAATGGGAGGCCATTCGGGCCGACCCAGAAACTGGAAATGCTGCTTTTCCTATGGTTCTTGTTCAAATTCCCATCTTCAATGAAAAAGAG GTTTTCAAGCTTTCGATTGGTGCAGCATGTAAACTCACATGGCCTGCTGATAGGCTGCTCATTCAAGTCATGGATGGCTCCACCGACACTCTCGTCAAG GAAATGGTGGAGAAGGAATGTGTGAGGTGGGCAAGTGAGGGCATTAACATTAAATATCAAAGTCGAAACACAAGGGAAGGCTTCAAAGCCGGAGCACTCAAAGAAGGCATGGAGTATGGGTATGTTAAAGAATGCCAGCACGTTGCCATTTTCGACTCTGATTTTCAGCCCGACCCTGACTTTCTCCAACGTGCCGTCCCTTTTCTCCTTCACAACCCTGATCTTGCTCTCGTTCAAGCCCGTTGGAGGTTTG TGAATGCAGATGAATGCTTACTGACTAGACTGCAAGAAATGTCTCTGGACTATCACTTCATAGCTGAGCAAGAAGTCGGATCATCTGTCCACGAATTCTTCGGATTCAATG GAAGTGGTGGAATATGGAGAGTGGCAGCAATGAAAGAGGCTGGAGGGTGGGATGACAGAACCACTGCAGAAGACATGGATCTCGCCATTCGAGCTGCCCTACAAGGCTGGAAACTTCTATATGTAGGAAATCTTGAG AAAATCTCAGTGTGGAAGAAGATATATATGATATACAACTTCTTTGTGGTCAGAAAGATAATTGGGCATACTTGCATATTCTTTTCCTACTGCATAGTGCTTCCGTTGACGATTCTAGTAGCCGGGGTTGATGTTCCAAAAGGCGGCGCAGTTTTTGTGCCGTGCATCATCACTGCCATCAATGTAGCCTTGTCGACTCCAAG GTCACTCCATCTAGTTGTGGTTTGGGTGCTGTTCGAGTGTGTGATGTCGTTCCACCTCACCAAGGCCATATTCACGGGCTTGCTGGGAGCGAAGAGCGCTAATGAGTGGCTCGTCACTCAGAAGGTCGGAGATAGTGCAATGAGGAAGAAGATTGAGAGTGAAGCAAGTGCTAATGCACCAAAGAGATCACTCTATCAGCTTATCAGAAGCAg aATTTTGTTGAGCGAGGTGGGATTTGGGATGTTTCTTTTCATGAGTGGAATATATGGATTCCTATTTAGAAATGATTACTACTTCATATATCTATTCATTCAAGCCTTCATGTATACAGTTGTGGGATTTGGGTTCCTTGGCAAAATAATTCccatttattga
- the LOC125211346 gene encoding DDT domain-containing protein PTM-like: MMETVVVEPESRRGRKRKVNNVQTAAEDVGGRKKVMHTRSFELVGRYVLKEFKGSGVLLGRIVDYDSGLYRINYEGDLCEDLNSRKVKSLLVEEGDLTDEWPKRKEMLNQLLSSKDVNSNTATATDAREPGKANSIDSSSLSGMTYSCSADDGIIKVQSDEVGADSSSGSCEGAQGEETKQPLVPPPDLPPSSGHIGVPEECVSHLLSVYSFLRSFSVRLFLYPFALDDFVGALNCSVANTLLDSVHLALMCFLKRQLEKIHADGSGLASKVLRSLDWSLLDTLTWPIYLVNYLIAMGHKNGDDWKELYAHCLERDYYTLSVGKKLITLQILCDDVLDTEELRAEMDMREVSEIGKDIDAGTVLGACEPARILPGDSKTSDCMDIEVAQKVENHQTKKSLDILHTESLVGGAVEDGNGDECRLCGMDGVLVCCDGCPMAYHSRCLGLNKMPVSNVSWYCPECKVSENDPKILRRTTLRGGDVFGVDPTGQVFVASCDHLLVVNTSVDSGTCPRYYDRHHIPGVLNVLNANPDYASVYSEICQGIMKYWELSADTIPSNWESGIGLELPNEGSGPCIAQLVDMLDKVPETTEVQNHATCATGNSSETADSCLRNCVQQPVSSESSFDNVTKSNCHADPVRQQCEILKTVVAEPASSSSLIGRPESPYESTQQSNSNTTEAVSTRSSNISALSDAPLEANGSLVSQELDNKIGSTCGSPARWCSYKGSSFKKTGYMNHYLHGDFSASAAANLAILSHEESQVSESQQAVSISYADQVKAFSIAAMGFSWPNVDNKLAEVPRERCSWCFSCKASVTSKRECLLNEAASNATRGVMKVLAGVRPVKNGRDERLSGIAAYIIFMEENLSGLLAGPFLNDTFRKQWRRQLEQAANCSEIKILLLELEENMRSIAFSGDWMKLVDCFSTQSSTSEIATGSTQKCRPGRRGKKRPDMVEAVVDGFLNKPTKFTWWRGGIMSKLMFQRGILPSSFIKKQARQGGKKKVPGVRYVEGNEIPRISRQLFWRSAVEISRSVAHLALQVRYFNLHVRWGDLGRPEQMPGDGKGSEAESSAFRNAVIHAKKIMGHEVRYCVGFGCRKHLPSRVMKNIVQTEKILESGKERYWFSETFIPLYLIREYERKAEKAKSVNVLSKLQKRQLKASRENIFSALLLEMGNTAKSCCSCHQDVSYRSAVKCHACQGFCHQQCATTSTVNKSEDTDFVVICKQCFETQVATPVDSSSESATSSLLPQVPDISKPAIPKDVNSVCHEESLINRPAVTTTNAIPKDVNSVSHKGSLINHPAVTTTNAIPMGVNSVSHNGSLINRPAVKKTKTNARSNWGLIWRKKFSEDTGFDFRSRNILLSGNTDRDLMKPVCRLCDQPYTGDAMYICCESCKNWFHADALELDESKIFSVVGYKCCKCRRIKSPVCPYSNLPKKIVSKGKIEHQQASKPKIPAMTFNRDMILAHLEEVPTASKLLEKKGKIEHQQPSKPKIPAMAFNRDLILAHLEEVPTASKLLQKPKAIIVSAAAAAVTNNPLLSSLDKSKQCTEGKSELNSGWKNANASDPDPRKLPVRRHGNREIDVQCQEGACPFEASLPFEENAFNSTLEMLIRRSTRQETKLATKSFRDEEVTEPTEANPLTPVQDSLSLQQFASQDFFDLETNVGGHVNSEEPSSVPKYGITEALHDQEKLIASSGTSEQIVPCKLCSKNDPQIDLSCEICGINIHKTCSPWYESSSNEDDWRCGSCRDWS; encoded by the exons ATGATGGAGACGGTGGTGGTTGAGCCGGAGAGTCGCCGGGGGAGAAAACGGAAGGTGAATAACGTGCAAACTGCGGCGGAAGACGTTGGTGGCAGAAAGAAGGTGATGCATACGAGGTCATTCGAATTGGTTGGAAGATATGTGCTGAAAGAGTTCAAGGGGAGTGGGGTTCTTCTAGGAAGGATTGTGGATTATGATTCAGGTTTGTACAGGATAAACTACGAGGGTGATCTTTGTGAGGATTTAAACagcagaaaagtcaaatcaCTTCTGGTGGAAGAAGGCGATTTAACAGATGAATGGCCTAAGAGAAAGGAAATGTTGAACCAACTTTTGTCGAGTAAAGATGTGAACTCGAACACTGCAACCGCTACTGATGCACGAGAGCCGGGAAAAGCAAATTCTATTGATTCATCATCATTGAGTGGAATGACCTATTCTTGTAGTGCTGATGATGGGATTATCAAAGTTCAGAGTGATGAGGTTGGTGCTGATTCTTCGAGTGGTTCGTGTGAGGGTGCTCAAGGGGAGGAGACTAAACAGCCACTTGTTCCACCGCCAGATCTGCCTCCTTCGTCTGGTCATATTGGCGTTCCGGAGGAGTGTGTCTCACATCTTCTTTCTGTCTATAGTTTCTTGCGATCATTCAGTGTGCGGCTGTTTCTGTACCCTTTTGCGCTGGATGATTTTGTGGGGGCACTCAATTGCTCTGTTGCAAACACATTGTTGGACTCAGTTCATCTTGCTCTTATGTGTTTCCTAAAGCGCCAACTTGAGAAGATCCACGCAGATGGTTCTGGGCTTGCATCAAAAGTTCTCAG GTCCCTGGATTGGAGCTTGCTTGATACATTAACTTGGCCTATTTACTTGGTCAATTATCTGATAGCAATGGGTCATAAAAATGGAGATGACTGGAAAGAGTTATATGCACATTGCCTGGAAAGAGATTATTATACTTTATCTGTAGGTAAGAAGCTGATCACTTTGCAGATTTTATGCGATGATGTTCTGGATACTGAAGAGCTCAGGGCAGAAATGGACATGCGTGAGGTATCAGAAATTGGAAAGGACATAGATGCGGGCACAGTGTTGGGCGCATGTGAACCTGCAAGAATTCTTCCCGGAGACTCCAAAACTTCTGACTGCATGGACATAGAAGTTGCACAAAAAGTTGAAAACCATCAGACCAAAAAATCTCTTGATATTCTCCATACAGAGTCTCTAGTTGGTGGAGCAGTCGAGGACGGTAATGGTGATGAATGCCGCCTTTGTGGTATGGATGGAGTTTTAGTTTGTTGCGATGGTTGCCCAATGGCTTACCATTCAAGATGCTTAGGATTGAACAAGATGCCTGTTTCCAATGTATCATGGTACTGTCCTGAGTGCAAAGTCAGTGAAAACGACCCCAAAATTCTGCGGAGGACAACATTGAGGGGAGGGGatgtttttggtgttgatCCAACTGGACAAGTCTTTGTCGCTTCTTGTGACCATTTACTTGT AGTGAATACCTCAGTTGATTCTGGAACTTGTCCAAGATACTATGATAGACACCATATTCCTGGAGTCCTTAATGTTCTTAATGCGAATCCAGATTATGCTTCTGTCTATTCAGAAATATGCCAGGGGATAATGAAATATTGGGAATTATCTGCAGATACCATACCATCCAATTGGGAATCTGGAATTGGTTTAGAATTACCGAACGAGGGAAGTGGCCCGTGCATTGCACAATTAGTTGATATGCTGGACAAAGTCCCTGAAACGACAGAGGTTCAAAATCATGCAACTTGTGCCACTGGTAATTCTTCTGAAACGGCTGATTCTTGTCTTAGAAACTGTGTTCAACAACCTGTTTCAAGTGAGAGTTCTTTTGATAATGTGACAAAATCCAACTGTCATGCGGATCCTGTAAGACAACAGTGTGAAATCTTGAAAACAGTGGTGGCTGAACCTGCTTCGTCTAGTAGTTTAATTGGTAGGCCTGAGAGTCCTTATGAATCAACCCAACAAAGCAACTCAAATACGACAGAGGCTGTTTCCACAAGAAGTAGCAATATTAGTGCTCTAAGTGATGCTCCCTTAGAAGCCAACGGATCACTTGTTAGCCAGGAActtgataataaaataggatCTACTTGTGGAAGTCCAGCTCGTTGGTGCTCATACAAGGGCTCTTCCTTCAAAAAAACTGGTTACATGAATCACTATTTGCATGGAGATTTCTCTGCATCTGCAGCTGCTAACTTGGCCATTCTTTCACATGAAGAAAGTCAAGTTTCAGAATCTCAACAAGCTGTTAGCATCAGCTATGCAGATCAGGTAAAGGCTTTCTCTATAGCAGCTATGGGGTTTTCCTGGCCCAATGTGGACAACAAACTTGCTGAAGTCCCTCGTGAAAGATGTAGCTGGTGCTTTTCTTGTAAGGCTTCTGTAACAAGCAAGAGAGAGTGCTTGCTAAATGAAGCTGCTTCAAATGCCACCAGAGGGGTGATGAAGGTACTTGCTGGTGTTCGGCCTGTAAAGAATGGACGGGACGAGAGACTTTCTGGCATCGCagcatatattatatttatggagGAGAACTTAAGTGGCCTACTTGCCGGTCCCTTCCTTAATGACACTTTCAGGAAACAATGGCGCAGACAACTTGAACAGGCCGCCAATTGCTCCGAAATTAAGATCCTTTTGCTTGAA CTTGAGGAGAATATGCGCTCCATTGCCTTTTCCGGAGATTGGATGAAACTTGTTGATTGTTTTTCTACTCAATCCTCCACTTCTGAGATTGCAACTGGATCAACTCAGAAATGTAGGCCAGGCAGGCGAGGCAAGAAACGACCTGATATGGTTGAAGCTGTAGTGGATGGTTTCCTGAATAAACCAACTAAGTTCACCTGGTGGCGGGGAGGTATAATGTCAAAGCTTATGTTCCAAAGAGGGATTCTTCCAAGCTCATTTATCAAAAAGCAAGCCCGTCAAG GTGGTAAAAAGAAGGTACCCGGTGTACGATATGTTGAAGGAAATGAAATCCCCAGAATTAGCAGGCAGCTCTTCTGGCGTTCCGCAGTAGAAATAAGCAGGAGTGTGGCACATCTTGCACTTCAG GTGAGATACTTTAATCTACATGTGAGATGGGGTGATCTTGGTCGTCCAGAGCAAATGCCTGGTGATGGAAAAGGCTCAGAGGCAGAATCATCTGCTTTTAGAAATGCTGTTATCCATGCTAAGAAGATAATGGGACATGAAGTTAGATACTGTGTTGGATTTGGTTGTAGGAAACACCTGCCGTCGCGtgttatgaaaaatatagtgCAAACAGAGAAAATCCTAGAAAGTGGGAAGGAAAGATACTGGTTCTCTGAGACCTTCATCCCCTTGTATCTAATTAGAGAATATGAACGAAAAGCAGAGAAAGCCAAGTCTGTGAATGTGCTTTCCAAACTGCAGAAAAGACAGTTGAAGGCTTCCCGTGAAAATATATTCTCTGCTCTCTTATTGGAGATGGGTAACACAGCCAAGAGTTGCTGTTCGTGTCATCAAGATGTCTCCTATAG GAGTGCTGTGAAGTGCCATGCATGTCAAG GATTTTGTCATCAGCAATGTGCCACCACTTCAACAGTAAATAAAAGTGAGGACACTGACTTTGTAGTTATCTGCAAGCAATGCTTTGAAACTCAGGTGGCTACTCCAGTTGATAGTAGCAGTGAATCTGCCACAAGCTCTTTGCTCCCTCAAGTACCAGACATTTCTAAGCCAGCTATTCCTAAGGATGTGAACTCAGTATGCCATGAAGAATCATTGATAAATCGTCCTGCAGTTACAACGACAAATGCTATTCCTAAGGATGTAAACTCGGTATCCCATAAAGGATCATTGATAAATCATCCTGCAGTTACAACAACAAATGCTATTCCTATGGGTGTAAACTCGGTATCCCATAATGGATCATTGATAAATCGTCCTGCAGTAAAAAAGACAAAGACAAATGCAAGATCAAATTGGGGTCTCATATGGAGGAAGAAGTTTTCTGAAGACACTGGCTTTGACTTCAGATCAAGAAACATTCTTCTGAGTGGTAACACAGATAGGGACCTGATGAAACCTGTTTGCCGTCTTTGTGATCAGCCATATACTGGTGATGCAATGTATATTTGCTGTGAATCATGCAAAA ATTGGTTTCATGCTGATGCTTTAGAGCTTGACGAGTCAAAGATTTTTTCTGTTGTGGGATATAAGTGCTGCAAATGCCGAAGGATCAAGTCTCCCGTGTGCCCTTACTCGAATCTACCAAAAAAGATTGTATCGAAGGGGAAAATAGAGCACCAACAAGCTTCCAAGCCGAAGATTCCTGCAATGACCTTTAACCGTGATATGATCCTAGCGCATCTTGAAGAAGTACCAACAGCTTCCAAATTACTCGAAAAGAAGGGGAAAATAGAGCACCAACAACCTTCCAAGCCGAAGATTCCTGCAATGGCCTTTAACCGTGATCTGATCCTAGCGCATCTTGAAGAAGTTCCAACAGCTTCCAAATTACTCCAAAAGCCAAAAGCCATCATTGtatcagcagcagcagcagcagtaACAAATAatcctcttctctcttctcttgaTAAATCTAAGCAATGCACTGAGGGGAAGTCAGAACTGAATAGTGGATGGAAAAATGCAAATGCATCTGATCCTGATCCTAGAAAGTTGCCAGTCAGGAGACATGGTAATCGAGAAATAGATGTCCAATGTCAGGAAGGTGCCTGTCCGTTTGAAGCATCTTTGCCGTTTGAAGAAAATGCTTTTAATTCCACACTGGAGATGCTCATAAGGAGAAGTACAAGACAAGAGACCAAATTAGCAACCAAATCTTTCAGGGATGAAGAAGTAACAGAACCTACAGAGGCAAATCCTTTAACCCCAGTGCAGGATTCGTTATCCCTGCAGCAGTTTGCTTCTCAAGATTTCTTTGATCTTGAAACCAATGTGGGTGGCCATGTGAATAGCGAGGAGCCCTCTTCAGTTCCAAAATATGGAATAACTGAAGCATTGCATGATCAGGAAAAGCTGATTGCGTCTTCAGGAACATCTGAACAGATAGTGCCTTGTAAGCTGTGTTCTAAAAATGATCCACAGATAGATCTTTCTTGCGAGATTTGTGgtataaatattcataaaactTGCTCGCCCTGGTATGAATCATCCTCCAATGAGGATGACTGGAGGTGTGGCAGTTGTCGTGATTGGAGCTAG
- the LOC125211579 gene encoding glucomannan 4-beta-mannosyltransferase 1-like isoform X1, which translates to MAEMMGFVMEWAVGPTTAESMGRLWGTVKATFLARGVRLGLFICLIMSTMLFVEWLYIGFVVAYVKLYKKKPEKRYKWEAIRADPETGNAAFPMVLVQIPIFNEKEVFKLSIGAACKLTWPADRLLIQVMDGSTDTLVKEMVEKECVRWASEGINIKYQSRNTREGFKAGALKEGMEYGYVKECQHVAIFDSDFQPDPDFLQRAVPFLLHNPDLALVQARWRFVNADECLLTRLQEMSLDYHFIAEQEVGSSVHEFFGFNGSGGIWRVAAMKEAGGWDDRTTAEDMDLAIRAALQGWKLLYVGNLEVKSELPSTLKAFRSQQYRWFCGPNNLFRKTMMDIARSKKISVWKKIYMIYNFFVVRKIIGHTCIFFSYCIVLPLTILVAGVDVPKGGAVFVPCIITAINVALSTPRSLHLVVVWVLFECVMSFHLTKAIFTGLLGAKSANEWLVTQKVGDSAMRKKIESEASANAPKRSLYQLIRSRILLSEVGFGMFLFMSGIYGFLFRNDYYFIYLFIQAFMYTVVGFGFLGKIIPIY; encoded by the exons ATGGCAGAGATGATGGGTTTTGTGATGGAATGGGCGGTGGGGCCGACGACGGCGGAGAGCATGGGGCGGTTGTGGGGCACAGTCAAAGCTACATTCTTGGCTCGGGGCGTGCGATTGGGTCTGTTTATTTGCTTGATAATGTCGACGATGCTGTTCGTGGAGTGGCTTTACATTGGGTTTGTTGTTGCATATGTCAAGCTGTATAAGAAGAAGCCCGAAAAGAGGTACAAATGGGAGGCCATTCGGGCCGACCCAGAAACTGGAAATGCTGCTTTTCCTATGGTTCTTGTTCAAATTCCCATCTTCAATGAAAAAGAG GTTTTCAAGCTTTCGATTGGTGCAGCATGTAAACTCACATGGCCTGCTGATAGGCTGCTCATTCAAGTCATGGATGGCTCCACCGACACTCTCGTCAAG GAAATGGTGGAGAAGGAATGTGTGAGGTGGGCAAGTGAGGGCATTAACATTAAATATCAAAGTCGAAACACAAGGGAAGGCTTCAAAGCCGGAGCACTCAAAGAAGGCATGGAGTATGGGTATGTTAAAGAATGCCAGCACGTTGCCATTTTCGACTCTGATTTTCAGCCCGACCCTGACTTTCTCCAACGTGCCGTCCCTTTTCTCCTTCACAACCCTGATCTTGCTCTCGTTCAAGCCCGTTGGAGGTTTG TGAATGCAGATGAATGCTTACTGACTAGACTGCAAGAAATGTCTCTGGACTATCACTTCATAGCTGAGCAAGAAGTCGGATCATCTGTCCACGAATTCTTCGGATTCAATG GAAGTGGTGGAATATGGAGAGTGGCAGCAATGAAAGAGGCTGGAGGGTGGGATGACAGAACCACTGCAGAAGACATGGATCTCGCCATTCGAGCTGCCCTACAAGGCTGGAAACTTCTATATGTAGGAAATCTTGAG GTGAAAAGTGAGCTTCCCTCTACTCTCAAAGCGTTTCGTTCACAGCAGTATCGTTGGTTCTGTGGCCCGAATAACTTGTTTAGGAAAACAATGATGGATATTGCTAGGAGCAAG AAAATCTCAGTGTGGAAGAAGATATATATGATATACAACTTCTTTGTGGTCAGAAAGATAATTGGGCATACTTGCATATTCTTTTCCTACTGCATAGTGCTTCCGTTGACGATTCTAGTAGCCGGGGTTGATGTTCCAAAAGGCGGCGCAGTTTTTGTGCCGTGCATCATCACTGCCATCAATGTAGCCTTGTCGACTCCAAG GTCACTCCATCTAGTTGTGGTTTGGGTGCTGTTCGAGTGTGTGATGTCGTTCCACCTCACCAAGGCCATATTCACGGGCTTGCTGGGAGCGAAGAGCGCTAATGAGTGGCTCGTCACTCAGAAGGTCGGAGATAGTGCAATGAGGAAGAAGATTGAGAGTGAAGCAAGTGCTAATGCACCAAAGAGATCACTCTATCAGCTTATCAGAAGCAg aATTTTGTTGAGCGAGGTGGGATTTGGGATGTTTCTTTTCATGAGTGGAATATATGGATTCCTATTTAGAAATGATTACTACTTCATATATCTATTCATTCAAGCCTTCATGTATACAGTTGTGGGATTTGGGTTCCTTGGCAAAATAATTCccatttattga